One genomic window of Oncorhynchus kisutch isolate 150728-3 linkage group LG26, Okis_V2, whole genome shotgun sequence includes the following:
- the si:ch211-218d20.15 gene encoding uncharacterized protein si:ch211-218d20.15 isoform X2, translated as MAAVSFSEALCQPCVYHEKFKVELNVKRPLMPVHLSPEQVGLEMLYLCGQLDLLIRAQVHQFQEQLRQDCSPEESDTFQEQEIIDQMLQCLEHLPKPMPHLEDYLDMVGLSTMYPRVEVFLIQGSPVDMLEKPPMDEYFSHIARLNQLLVLSQQLEEDVKHLGSHKYIAHQLSVIYQVLSSFRGIQPLSVLKKEIEANFRQMKTSLLTEEGSRQEPQLPAHYISWILELTLSITSTVSSLPEELTEDLSPAMTFVSQL; from the exons ATGGCAGCAGTCAGCTTCTCCGAGGCGCTCTGTCAGCCGTGCGTTTATCACGAGAAATTCAAAG TTGAGCTGAATGTAAAGAGACCCCTGATGCCTGTCCACCTGAGTCCAGAGCAGGTGGGGCTGGAGATGCTGTATCTCTGTGGACAACTGGACCTTCTCATCAGGGCACAGGTACACCAG TTCCAGGAGCAGCTGAGACAGGACTGTAGCCCTGAGGAGTCAGACACTTTCCAGGAGCAAG AGATTATTGATCAGATGCTCCAATGCTTAGAACACCTGCCAAAACCTATGCCGCACCTGGAG GACTATCTTGACATGGTGGGTCTGTCGACCATGTACCCTCGCGTGGAGGTGTTCCTCATCCAGGGCAGTCCAGTAGACATGCTGGAGAAACCCCCAATGGATG AATACTTCTCACACATCGCGAGGCTCAATCAGCTACTAGTACTTAGTCAGCAGCTAGAGGAGGATGTAAAACATCTCGGGAGCCACAAATACATCGCCCACCAGCTGTCAGTTATATAT CAAGTGCTCAGCTCATTCCGAGGTATCCAGCCACTGTCAGTCCTGAAGAAAGAGATTGAGGCCAACTTCAGACAGATGAAGACATCTTTGCTGACAGAGGAGGGCTCCAGGCAGGAGCCTCAGCTCCCAGCACACTACATCAGCTG GATATTGGAGCTGACTCTTAGTATAACGTCAACAGTCTCCTCGTTACCAGAGGAACTCACTGAAGACCTGAGTCCAGCCATGACCTTTGTGTCCCAGCTATGA
- the si:ch211-218d20.15 gene encoding uncharacterized protein si:ch211-218d20.15 isoform X1, which translates to MAAVSFSEALCQPCVYHEKFKVELNVKRPLMPVHLSPEQVGLEMLYLCGQLDLLIRAQVHQFQEQLRQDCSPEESDTFQEQGAEIIDQMLQCLEHLPKPMPHLEDYLDMVGLSTMYPRVEVFLIQGSPVDMLEKPPMDEYFSHIARLNQLLVLSQQLEEDVKHLGSHKYIAHQLSVIYQVLSSFRGIQPLSVLKKEIEANFRQMKTSLLTEEGSRQEPQLPAHYISWILELTLSITSTVSSLPEELTEDLSPAMTFVSQL; encoded by the exons ATGGCAGCAGTCAGCTTCTCCGAGGCGCTCTGTCAGCCGTGCGTTTATCACGAGAAATTCAAAG TTGAGCTGAATGTAAAGAGACCCCTGATGCCTGTCCACCTGAGTCCAGAGCAGGTGGGGCTGGAGATGCTGTATCTCTGTGGACAACTGGACCTTCTCATCAGGGCACAGGTACACCAG TTCCAGGAGCAGCTGAGACAGGACTGTAGCCCTGAGGAGTCAGACACTTTCCAGGAGCAAG GAGCAGAGATTATTGATCAGATGCTCCAATGCTTAGAACACCTGCCAAAACCTATGCCGCACCTGGAG GACTATCTTGACATGGTGGGTCTGTCGACCATGTACCCTCGCGTGGAGGTGTTCCTCATCCAGGGCAGTCCAGTAGACATGCTGGAGAAACCCCCAATGGATG AATACTTCTCACACATCGCGAGGCTCAATCAGCTACTAGTACTTAGTCAGCAGCTAGAGGAGGATGTAAAACATCTCGGGAGCCACAAATACATCGCCCACCAGCTGTCAGTTATATAT CAAGTGCTCAGCTCATTCCGAGGTATCCAGCCACTGTCAGTCCTGAAGAAAGAGATTGAGGCCAACTTCAGACAGATGAAGACATCTTTGCTGACAGAGGAGGGCTCCAGGCAGGAGCCTCAGCTCCCAGCACACTACATCAGCTG GATATTGGAGCTGACTCTTAGTATAACGTCAACAGTCTCCTCGTTACCAGAGGAACTCACTGAAGACCTGAGTCCAGCCATGACCTTTGTGTCCCAGCTATGA
- the prmt2 gene encoding protein arginine N-methyltransferase 2 isoform X2 — protein sequence MFKKVDDSIRMHQEDEDYTNPPEEFIGLSDFTSCGSDQLSFRAGDRLLVHTKTSADWWWAELGGLCGYVPSSYLKQQDVEDSYLKQGVEEDTSKETSEDPWQDEEYFGSYGTLRLQLEMLSDRARTETYRQVILTNSAPLRGKVVMDLGCGTGVISLFCARLAQPKAVYAVEASSIAEHTETLVRQNGCEEVVTVFQGRAEELELPGTVDILISEWMGNCLLFEFMVESVLQARDRWLREGGMMWPSGASLCLVPCQALDYYTERMGFWEQPYGLDFTALQSLAQSEFFSRPRFSHLLQPEDCLATPCDVITLDMLTLHVTDLEKLRGQFTFIVEKAGTFHGFTSWFRVQFQSLERDKTTLELDTGPYSEPTHWKQTLFMLDGPISLLGGETVSGIILLHRNPVWRRHMTVTIQWRISSTEETGNCMVQTKSFPMWR from the exons CTGAGTTTCAGAGCTGGAGACAGGTTACTGGTCCACACCAAGACATCAGCTGACTGGTGGTGGGCGGAGTTAGGAGGCCTCTGTGGCTACGTTCCATCTAGTTACCTGAAACAACAAGATGTGGAGGACAGTTACCTAAAACAAGGTGTGGAGGAGGACACCTCAAAGGAAACCTCAGAGGACCCCTGGCAGGATGAAGAGTACTTTGGCAGCTATGGAACACTG AGGCTTCAACTGGAGATGCTGAGTGACCGAGCGAGGACAGAGACGTACCGCCAGGTGATTCTGACCAACAGCGCCCCCCTAAGGGGCAAGGTGGTTATGGACCTGGGCTGTGGCACCGGAGTCATCAGCCTCTTCTGTGCCCGCCTGGCCCAGCCCAAAGCT GTGTATGCAGTGGAGGCCAGCTCCATAGCAGAACACACTGAGACCCTGGTGAGGCAGAACGGCTGTGAGGAGGTTGTGACAGTCTTCCAGGGTCGGGCTGAGGAGCTGGAGCTACCAGGCACAGTAGACATCCTGATCTCAGAGTGGATGGGCAACTGTCTGCTG TTTGAGTTCATGGTAGAGTCAGTGTTGCAGGCGCGGGACCGCTggctgagagagggggggatgatgTGGCCCTCTGGGGCCTCTCTCTGCCTGGTCCCCTGTCAGGCCCTGGACTACTACACAGAGAGGATGGGCTTCTGGGAGCAGCCCTACGGACTGGACTTCACTGCCCTCCA ATCCCTGGCCCAGTCAGAGTTCTTCTCCAGGCCCAGGTTCAGCCACCTCCTCCAGCCTGAAGACTGCCTGGCCACCccctgtgatgtcatcactctgGACATGCTCACGCTGCATGTTACAGATCTGGAG AAGCTGAGGGGCCAGTTTACCTTCATCGTGGAAAAGGCCGGGACGTTCCACGGGTTCACGTCCTGGTTCAGAGTTCAGTTCCAGAGCCTGGAGAGAGACAAAACCACATTGGAGTTAGACACTGGGCCCTACTCTGA GCCAACCCACTGGAAGCAGACTCTGTTCATGCTGGACGGGCCGATCTCGCTGCTCGGTGGAGAGACGGTGTCTGGAATCATCCTTCTACACCGGAACCCCGTCTGGAGACGTCACATGACTGTTACCATCCAATGGAGAATCAGCAGCACAGAGGAAACAGGAAACTGCATG GTCCAGACAAAGAGTTTCCCTATGTGGAGATGA
- the prmt2 gene encoding protein arginine N-methyltransferase 2 isoform X1 yields MFKKVDDSIRMHQEDEDYTNPPEEFIGLSDFTSCGSDQLSFRAGDRLLVHTKTSADWWWAELGGLCGYVPSSYLKQQDVEDSYLKQGVEEDTSKETSEDPWQDEEYFGSYGTLRLQLEMLSDRARTETYRQVILTNSAPLRGKVVMDLGCGTGVISLFCARLAQPKAVYAVEASSIAEHTETLVRQNGCEEVVTVFQGRAEELELPGTVDILISEWMGNCLLFEFMVESVLQARDRWLREGGMMWPSGASLCLVPCQALDYYTERMGFWEQPYGLDFTALQSLAQSEFFSRPRFSHLLQPEDCLATPCDVITLDMLTLHVTDLELRGQFTFIVEKAGTFHGFTSWFRVQFQSLERDKTTLELDTGPYSEPTHWKQTLFMLDGPISLLGGETVSGIILLHRNPVWRRHMTVTIQWRISSTEETGNCMVQTKSFPMWR; encoded by the exons CTGAGTTTCAGAGCTGGAGACAGGTTACTGGTCCACACCAAGACATCAGCTGACTGGTGGTGGGCGGAGTTAGGAGGCCTCTGTGGCTACGTTCCATCTAGTTACCTGAAACAACAAGATGTGGAGGACAGTTACCTAAAACAAGGTGTGGAGGAGGACACCTCAAAGGAAACCTCAGAGGACCCCTGGCAGGATGAAGAGTACTTTGGCAGCTATGGAACACTG AGGCTTCAACTGGAGATGCTGAGTGACCGAGCGAGGACAGAGACGTACCGCCAGGTGATTCTGACCAACAGCGCCCCCCTAAGGGGCAAGGTGGTTATGGACCTGGGCTGTGGCACCGGAGTCATCAGCCTCTTCTGTGCCCGCCTGGCCCAGCCCAAAGCT GTGTATGCAGTGGAGGCCAGCTCCATAGCAGAACACACTGAGACCCTGGTGAGGCAGAACGGCTGTGAGGAGGTTGTGACAGTCTTCCAGGGTCGGGCTGAGGAGCTGGAGCTACCAGGCACAGTAGACATCCTGATCTCAGAGTGGATGGGCAACTGTCTGCTG TTTGAGTTCATGGTAGAGTCAGTGTTGCAGGCGCGGGACCGCTggctgagagagggggggatgatgTGGCCCTCTGGGGCCTCTCTCTGCCTGGTCCCCTGTCAGGCCCTGGACTACTACACAGAGAGGATGGGCTTCTGGGAGCAGCCCTACGGACTGGACTTCACTGCCCTCCA ATCCCTGGCCCAGTCAGAGTTCTTCTCCAGGCCCAGGTTCAGCCACCTCCTCCAGCCTGAAGACTGCCTGGCCACCccctgtgatgtcatcactctgGACATGCTCACGCTGCATGTTACAGATCTGGAG CTGAGGGGCCAGTTTACCTTCATCGTGGAAAAGGCCGGGACGTTCCACGGGTTCACGTCCTGGTTCAGAGTTCAGTTCCAGAGCCTGGAGAGAGACAAAACCACATTGGAGTTAGACACTGGGCCCTACTCTGA GCCAACCCACTGGAAGCAGACTCTGTTCATGCTGGACGGGCCGATCTCGCTGCTCGGTGGAGAGACGGTGTCTGGAATCATCCTTCTACACCGGAACCCCGTCTGGAGACGTCACATGACTGTTACCATCCAATGGAGAATCAGCAGCACAGAGGAAACAGGAAACTGCATG GTCCAGACAAAGAGTTTCCCTATGTGGAGATGA